One Triticum dicoccoides isolate Atlit2015 ecotype Zavitan chromosome 5B, WEW_v2.0, whole genome shotgun sequence genomic window carries:
- the LOC119310787 gene encoding ATP synthase subunit a-like, whose translation PLDQFAIIPIIDLHVGNFYLSFTNEVLYMLLTVVLVVFLFFVVTKKGGGKSVPNAWQSLVELIYDFVLNLVNEQIGGLSGNVKHKFFPRISVTFTFSLFRNPQGMIPFSFTVTSHFLITLALSFSIFIGITIVGFQRHGLHFFSFLLPAGVPLPLAPFLVLLELISYCFRALSLGIRLFANMMASHSLVKILSGFAWTMLFLNNIFYFVGDLGPLFIVLALTGLELGVAILQAHVSTISICIYLNDATNLHQNESFHN comes from the coding sequence CCATTGGATCAATTTGCCATTATCCCAATAATTGATCTTCATGTGGGCAACTTTTATTTATCATTTACAAATGAAGTCTTGTATATGCTACTCACTGTCGTTTTggtcgtttttcttttttttgttgttaCGAAAAAGGGAGGTGGAAAGTCAGTGCCAAATGCATGGCAATCCTTGGTCGAGCTTATTTATGATTTCGTGCTGAACCTGGTAAACGAACAAATAGGTGGTCTTTCCGGAAATGTGAAACATAAGTTTTTCCCTCGCATCTCGGTCACTTTTACTTTTTCGTTATTTCGTAATCCCCAAGGTATGATACCCTTTAGCTTCACAGTGACAAGTCATTTTCTCATTACTTTGGctctttcattttccatttttatagGCATTACGATCGTTGGATTTCAAAGACATGGGCTTCATTTTTTTAGCTTCTTATTACCTGCGGGAGTCCCACTGCCATTAGCACCTTTCTTAGTACTCCTTGAGCTAATCTCTTATTGTTTTCGTGCATTAAGCTTAGGAATACGTTTATTTGCTAATATGATGGCCAGTCATAGTTTAGTAAAGATTTTAAGTGGGTTTGCTTGGACTATGCTATTTCTGAATAATATTTTCTATTTCGTAGGAGATCTTGGTCCCTTATTTATAGTTCTAGCATTAACCGGTCTGGAATTAGGTGTAGCTATATTACAAGCTCATGTTTCTACGATCTCAATTTGTATTTACTTGAATGATGCTACAAATCTCCATCAAAATGAGTCATTTCATAATTGA